The nucleotide sequence TCTTCGAAGTGACTTACTGAGTGCTGAAACCAGCAAGGATTTCTTGGATAGGATTATTCGTCAGGAGGATTGAATGAACAGCAGACGAGTCTGGGCGATCCTGCGTTTTGTATTGACCACCCTGTTTTTGTACTTCGTCTGGGTCCTGTTTACCGCTGACTTGGGCCCCTTCAGCCTGCTCTTTGGGCTTGGAGCCTCAGTTTTAACTGCAGCACTCACCTATCACATCTTCCTTCCCGAACATGAGGCAAACCTGCGCTTCTTCATCCCGCACCTTTGGGCTCTCCTGAGATTTCTGTTTCTTATGGTCCTTTCCTTGTATCAATCGAGTTATCAAGTAGTAAAAGCTGTCATAACAGGGAACACAAATCCAAGGATTGTACACTTTAGGACTCATCTCCGCAGTGATCTTGCTAGGACGGTACTGGCAAATGCAATCACATTCACGCCCGGTACCATGACCCTTGACCTTAATGACGACCATCTTACTGTCCACTGGCTCCTATGCACCACTACCCATACAAAAGCAGCAGGGGAAGCAGTCAAGACAAAACTCGAACATGCACTAGGGAGAACATGGCTATGACAGAAATACTCCTTCAGGCAATGCTGGTGATGCTGATTCTATTTGCCATCGGTACATTACTGAGACTGCT is from uncultured Sphaerochaeta sp. and encodes:
- a CDS encoding Na+/H+ antiporter subunit E, yielding MNSRRVWAILRFVLTTLFLYFVWVLFTADLGPFSLLFGLGASVLTAALTYHIFLPEHEANLRFFIPHLWALLRFLFLMVLSLYQSSYQVVKAVITGNTNPRIVHFRTHLRSDLARTVLANAITFTPGTMTLDLNDDHLTVHWLLCTTTHTKAAGEAVKTKLEHALGRTWL